A portion of the Maylandia zebra isolate NMK-2024a linkage group LG9, Mzebra_GT3a, whole genome shotgun sequence genome contains these proteins:
- the ngdn gene encoding neuroguidin: MAAPVDNDLIESDLPKAVELLNNLTEQVASVTGLVRELLSKVKDGALETSKGLSFLDLRYHLLLFYLQDLTHLISIKTEGGKIKDSDALDRVVTIRTILEKMRPLDHKLKYQIDKLVRTAVTGSLAENDPLQLRPNPENLVSKLSESESEDETENEAASEKKAAHSSGKKYIPPKIAPVHYDGDMTEADKKKAKLERHRQAALRSSVIQELRQQYSDAPEEIRDKRDFQSERESREELHRKNYEESMMVRLNVPKHQRNTKKRGMMAMSNQLSSITHFGDITALTGGEAMQDGDNPRPKKKKKIMKKKTKRKAFKKRN; the protein is encoded by the exons ATGGCTGCTCCTGTTGACAAC GATTTGATTGAAAGCGATTTGCCCAAAGCTGTAGAGCTGCTGAATAATCTCACTGAACAG gtGGCCTCGGTGACGGGTCTTGTACGTGAGCTGCTGAGTAAAGTCAAAGATGGGGCATTGGAAACGTCGAAG GGTTTGTCTTTTTTGGACCTTCGGTACCACCTGCTGCTCTTCTATCTCCAGGACCTCACTCACCTGATCAGCATCAAGACGGAAGGAggcaaaataaaagacagtgaTGCCTTAGACCGAGTGGTCACAATCAGAACG ATCCTGGAGAAGATGCGACCTCTAGACCACAAACTGAAGTATCAGATTGATAAACTCGTGCGCACGGCTGTTACCGGCAGTTTAG CTGAAAATGACCCACTGCAGCTGCGTCCCAATCCAGAGAATCTCGTCAGCAAA ctcAGTGAATCTGAGTCTGAAGACGAAACAGAGAACGAGGCAGCTTCAGAAAAGAAAGCAGCCCACTCTAGTGGCAAGAAATATATACCACCAAAGATTGCCCCAGTGCATTATG ATGGTGACATGACAGAGGCAGACAAGAAGAAGGCCAAGCTGGAGCGTCATCGACAAGCAGCACTCCGGAGTTCTGTGATCCAGGAGCTGAGGCAGCAGTACAGCGACGCCCCAGAGGAGATCAGAGACAAACGGGACTTCCAGAGCGAGCGGGAGAGCCGCGAGGAGCTCCACAG GAAGAACTACGAGGAGTCGATGATGGTGCGTCTCAATGTGCCGAAGCATCAGAGGAACACCAAGAAGAGGGGCATGATGGCCATGTCCAACCAGCTGAGCAGTATAACACACTTTGGTGACATCACAGCTCTGACCGGTGGTGAGGCGATGCAG GATGGGGATAACCCACGAcccaagaaaaagaagaaaatcatgaagaagaaaaccaaaagaaaag ctTTCAAGAAACGCAACTAG
- the pabpn1 gene encoding polyadenylate-binding protein 2 isoform X3, giving the protein MEEEAEKLKELQNEVEKQMNLSPPPVGPVIMSIEEKMEADGRSIYVGNVDYGATAEELEAHFHGCGSVNRVTILCDKYTGHPKGFAYIEFADKESVRTAMALDESLFRGRQIKVGAKRTNRPGISTTDRGFPRARFRSRGGNFSLRARYYSGYTPPRGRGRAFRFQDQWRLTTPPQVAPAPPTVSAASLSLSAPAMHTHPILSVWGGGGGGQGDHRPTAGGIYYNSKR; this is encoded by the exons atggaggaagaggcaGAGAAGCTGAAGGAGCTACAGAACGAGGTGGAGAAACAGATGAATCTGAGCCCCCCACCAG TTGGCCCTGTCATCATGTCCATCGAGGaaaagatggaggcagatggcAGATCTATTTATGTCGGAAAT GTGGACTACGGTGCTACAGCAGAAGAGCTCGAAGCTCACTTTCATGGCTGCGGTTCAGTAAACAGAGTCACCATCCTATGTGACAAATACACAGGGCATCCCAAGGG GTTTGCCTATATTGAGTTTGCAGACAAAGAGTCTGTTAGGACAGCCATGGCTTTGGATGAGTCACTTTTCAGAGGAAGGCAGATAAAG GTGGGCGCTAAGAGAACAAACAGACCAGGCATCAGCACCACAGACCGTGGCTTTCCACGGGCTCGGTTCCGATCACGGGGAGGAAATTTCTCCTTGCGTGCACGCTACTACAGTGGCTACACACCACCTAGAGGCAGAGGACGGGCCTTCAG GTTTCAGGACCAGTGGAGGCTGACAACCCCTCCCCAGGTGGCGCCGGCCCCTCCCACTGTCTCTgcagcatctctctctctctctgctcccgCTATGCACACTCACCCCATCCTGTCAGTGTGGGGGGGCGGGGGAGGGGGACAGGGCGACCACAGGCCCACCGCGGGGGGCATTTACTACAACAGCAAACGCTGA
- the pabpn1 gene encoding polyadenylate-binding protein 2 isoform X1, with product MAEFGNGLAEESLLDSDPGHPELEDPGVGDEEPGLEEGEAAIEDPELEAIKARVREMEEEAEKLKELQNEVEKQMNLSPPPVGPVIMSIEEKMEADGRSIYVGNVDYGATAEELEAHFHGCGSVNRVTILCDKYTGHPKGFAYIEFADKESVRTAMALDESLFRGRQIKVGAKRTNRPGISTTDRGFPRARFRSRGGNFSLRARYYSGYTPPRGRGRAFRFQDQWRLTTPPQVAPAPPTVSAASLSLSAPAMHTHPILSVWGGGGGGQGDHRPTAGGIYYNSKR from the exons ATGGCGGAGTTCGGTAACGGACTGGCGGAGGAATCTCTGCTAGATTCAGACCCCGGACATCCCGAGCTGGAAGACCCGGGTGTCGGTGACGAAGAGCCGGGATTAGAAGAGGGAGAGGCCGCAATTGAAGATCCG gaGCTGGAGGCAATCAAAGCCCGAGTgagagagatggaggaagaggcaGAGAAGCTGAAGGAGCTACAGAACGAGGTGGAGAAACAGATGAATCTGAGCCCCCCACCAG TTGGCCCTGTCATCATGTCCATCGAGGaaaagatggaggcagatggcAGATCTATTTATGTCGGAAAT GTGGACTACGGTGCTACAGCAGAAGAGCTCGAAGCTCACTTTCATGGCTGCGGTTCAGTAAACAGAGTCACCATCCTATGTGACAAATACACAGGGCATCCCAAGGG GTTTGCCTATATTGAGTTTGCAGACAAAGAGTCTGTTAGGACAGCCATGGCTTTGGATGAGTCACTTTTCAGAGGAAGGCAGATAAAG GTGGGCGCTAAGAGAACAAACAGACCAGGCATCAGCACCACAGACCGTGGCTTTCCACGGGCTCGGTTCCGATCACGGGGAGGAAATTTCTCCTTGCGTGCACGCTACTACAGTGGCTACACACCACCTAGAGGCAGAGGACGGGCCTTCAG GTTTCAGGACCAGTGGAGGCTGACAACCCCTCCCCAGGTGGCGCCGGCCCCTCCCACTGTCTCTgcagcatctctctctctctctgctcccgCTATGCACACTCACCCCATCCTGTCAGTGTGGGGGGGCGGGGGAGGGGGACAGGGCGACCACAGGCCCACCGCGGGGGGCATTTACTACAACAGCAAACGCTGA
- the pabpn1 gene encoding polyadenylate-binding protein 2 isoform X2, producing MAEFGNGLAEESLLDSDPGHPELEDPGVGDEEPGLEEGEAAIEDPELEAIKARVREMEEEAEKLKELQNEVEKQMNLSPPPVGPVIMSIEEKMEADGRSIYVGNVDYGATAEELEAHFHGCGSVNRVTILCDKYTGHPKGFAYIEFADKESVRTAMALDESLFRGRQIKVGAKRTNRPGISTTDRGFPRARFRSRGGNFSLRARYYSGYTPPRGRGRAFRGRGRTTSWYSPY from the exons ATGGCGGAGTTCGGTAACGGACTGGCGGAGGAATCTCTGCTAGATTCAGACCCCGGACATCCCGAGCTGGAAGACCCGGGTGTCGGTGACGAAGAGCCGGGATTAGAAGAGGGAGAGGCCGCAATTGAAGATCCG gaGCTGGAGGCAATCAAAGCCCGAGTgagagagatggaggaagaggcaGAGAAGCTGAAGGAGCTACAGAACGAGGTGGAGAAACAGATGAATCTGAGCCCCCCACCAG TTGGCCCTGTCATCATGTCCATCGAGGaaaagatggaggcagatggcAGATCTATTTATGTCGGAAAT GTGGACTACGGTGCTACAGCAGAAGAGCTCGAAGCTCACTTTCATGGCTGCGGTTCAGTAAACAGAGTCACCATCCTATGTGACAAATACACAGGGCATCCCAAGGG GTTTGCCTATATTGAGTTTGCAGACAAAGAGTCTGTTAGGACAGCCATGGCTTTGGATGAGTCACTTTTCAGAGGAAGGCAGATAAAG GTGGGCGCTAAGAGAACAAACAGACCAGGCATCAGCACCACAGACCGTGGCTTTCCACGGGCTCGGTTCCGATCACGGGGAGGAAATTTCTCCTTGCGTGCACGCTACTACAGTGGCTACACACCACCTAGAGGCAGAGGACGGGCCTTCAG GGGCCGAGGGCGAACAACATCGTGGTATTCCCCTTACTAA